The following is a genomic window from Episyrphus balteatus chromosome 1, idEpiBalt1.1, whole genome shotgun sequence.
TACTAGCAGCATAGATTTGGTAGGCAATGGTGTGATTGATTTCAACGATATGTGTACACTAAAGGTTGGAACCACCATCATAAACGGACGATCAAACTACCAGACTACGATAGCAAAATCATTCGTCCCAAGTGCAAAAATCGCTGACTGGATCGGAACCCGTAGCATTGCCAAAGACCTTGTCCCTCCATTGAAGGTAAGCTCAattgaatttaatgaaattaaaaatctttcacAGAAAATAGAAGACATGAAGAAAGACATATCATCTTCAGAAGACCCCCACTTAAACATCCATGATTACCATCATTATGGTTTGAGCTACCTGCTGCTGATAATAATATCGCGATGATAATCGTTTACTATCGACGACGTCAGGTGAGGCCTATTCCAAGACAAAGAAGAACAGTTCCTCGCTTTGAAgccacagcattttgaaggttAGGAGCCTTCAAGGAGGGGTGTATGTACAAACTTATAAACGTTTGTacgttattttaatttaattaattgcaaatatttttctgtaaCGAGAGCTTCTGTGTGAACAATTGATTTAAAAGGTTCACCAGACGAAATACGATCTTTCGTATTTCGTCGATTTTGCCATTCCCACGGGAACGTAGTATATCTGCGTGTGTCACACAGAAGCTCATCGAAATTattaatttgtcaaaaataaattgttagaaATAAAGGCATTATACATTCAACTTTAAAACCGATAAGTCGTCTTTGGTTTTTACTTCTTTTATAACACAGTGAGGACTTGCAGGTGGGATGAAATGCCATTCCACCTTGTCTTCAGCTAACCTTGAAGCGAGTGATGCGTTGTTTTTGATTGCGTTCTTGAATTCTTGGTCTAAACATCGATTCGCTCCAATGAAATTAGACCCATTGTACGAATTTTCACCATGTAGTGTAGTTGCATGTGCTTCTTTAACGATTAAACTGGCTAGTTTGCATTTATCCAGTATTATTGGGTGTTTCTGGTTCAAAGGCAACCTTGCATACTTAAGCCTTCCACCCACTCTTAAGATTCCTTCATCATCTTGGTAAGGtttcatttgaattattttgctgCTCAAAGGAatatcctttttgttttcaattttttgtaattcattgcaaaattgaattttttactgTTGTTTGATGATTACAATTCTCGCCTGTGACAGTTCGAATACAGTTATTGATCCTGGCGTTATTTGTTTGTATCGAAACCACTGAATAAAACGAAGCACATATGCAACACTTTTctcaattttgttgatgttcgaTAATCGTTCGAttaaattcgatacaaaatgttttttcaatttagtttattgaacttgttatttacaattgacttaaaattaacttatttctaagatacattggttgaaataaaattttgttggcacagaaggggcctaaccttatacaatgactaagttataaaatataaataatattatacatggataaacttaatttaaaaagtctgctgactaggttgtcctcggggtgttcagacccggatgtccagttatggggttggttgagttggggATACAAAATGTTTCTTGCATTGCAATGTTGACATCGTTTTTAGATCTGTTGATGGTGCCAGGTGTTGCTGTTGCGGCCAATGATGTTTTGATTGTTTCAGCCACTGCGGACCTGTACACCATAGTTCGTGTGCAGCAATTTTTGAAGGGCATATGCCACGTGATGCAACATCGACTGGGTTGTCTTTGGAATTTAAATGCAGCCATTCGATTTTATCCATTAGACTCTTGATGTCAGCTACTCTGCTTCGTATAAACTTTTCTTTgctcttgttgttttttatccACCACAAAGTAATAGTGGAATCACTCCACCCGTAGTATTTTGTATCatttgagaaatatttttttatcttgttgAGTAACTTTGCAAGTAGTTGAGCTGCACATAACTCTAATTTGGgaagagtttttttatttttgatgggtGCCACCTTGGTTTTGGCTGTTAGTATTTTAATTGTCATATTTGTTTTAACATATATGACAGCTGCATATGCTTTTTCTGAAGCATCCGCAAATCCATGTATTTCTATTGGACCTGCTTCGTCATTAAATATCCATCGTgggattttaattaatttgatttcttgtaagtTTTGTTGAAAGGTCATCCATTCTGCCTTCATGATTTCATCAAGTTCATCATCCCAGTCATAGTTTGATTGCCACAATCTTTGTATGAATATTTTCGCCTTTATCGTGACTGGAGTAAGCCATCCAATAGGATcgaatatttttgcaatatttgaTAACACatttcttttggtttttgaaatgcTCAATTTAGATGAATCTATAACAAATCGGAACTCGTCTTGATCTGGATCCCAGTGAAGTCCCAATGTTTTCATAGTGTCGCCTTCTTTgacattaattattttttgctcATCATTCGACATTATACCAGTCagcaaattttgattgtttgaaGACCATTTTCGTAATTGAAAACCAgcatttgaaagattttcactCACTGCTCTTATTATGTATCTGCATTCGTCTTCGTTGTTGGCACCTGTCATTAAGTCGTAAACGTAAAATTCTTCTCTTatgatttcttttattcttgTGTCTTTGTCTTTACTTTGGTTTGCGACTTCTTGCAATGTTCGGACAGCTAAGAATGGAGCTGCTGCTGTTCCATACGTAACTGTTGTCAGTTTATATTCCCTTATATTGTCTTTTGGTTGTTCTCTCCAAAATATTCGATGATATTCTTGATGTTCTTCAGCACTGTTGATCTGCCTGTACATTTTCTCGATGTCTGCCGTAACTACAAATTTCCATTGCCTCCATTTGATGATGATGTCAAAGATATTGTCTTGCCGTCTAGGGCCAATCATCATTGCGTCATTAAAGCTGTATCCGTTGGACGTCTTCGCTGAGGCATCGAATACAActcttgtttttgttgttaggCTTGTATCTTTCACAACTGTATGGTGCGGTAGATAGTATTTGCCCATATTTTCGTGTTGTTTGTCTACCTTGACCATGTGGCCCAGGTTTTCGTATTCTCGCATAAACTGTATGTagtcgatttttattttgttattaatcTTTTTTCAAACTGTAAGAATCTAGCTAAAGCTTGTTTTCTAGATTCTCCAAGCTCTATATCTGTTCTTAGTGGCAACATAACTACATATCTGCCATTCGtatctcttttttttgtctctGCAAATGCTTGCATGCAGATGTCGTTTTCTGATATTTCATTTCTATTTCTTCTATCTCCCAGAACCTCTCCATCGATGAAGTAACCGCTGACATGATTTTGCCACATTGTCGTTTCTCGTGTAGTGAGCCGGAAACAACCCACCCGAAAATCGTATATTGTCCCACGATGCTATTGTGCTTCCTTACTCCTTCTTCAATTAACTTTGGATACAAGTCACTTCCGATGATAATGTCAATACGATCTTTTGTATTCAGGTTTGGATCTGCCAGAGTATAGTTTTCCcactcatttttattaaattcaaatgaTTCGTCAGGTAGTGGTTTTATAAGGGTGGGTAATACCAAAAACTCTGCTTGCATTTTGTTGTTGCTCATAAATCTTGGTCTTATCTCTAAATACACTCTTGATTTTGTTGTACCCACTGCTGCATCTGAGAGTCCAGTTAATTCTGTACTTATTCTTTTCCTTGGCAAGGAGAGGATCTGCGCTGCTTCCTCAGATATCATTGATATTTGAGAACCTTGATCAATCAATGCCCGAAATAAACATGTTTCACCATTTGACGATGTGGCTGATATCTGTGCTGTAGCTAATATTACCATTGGACTCTCTATCTTCTTTGCCATCAGGGATGataatgatttttcttttttattgttgttgtctgAGGGGCTCagttttttgtattgatttccCTCGACCCTTTTCTTCGTTTGGTAGTTTTCGTTGTGTAGTAGAGTGTTATGTGATTTATTACACTTCTTACATTTTATTTGAGAGAAGCATTTGGTTTCTGCACTGTTTAAGACATATACTGCATATTTGCTTATTGCGTACATATGCTAATCGATTGGGAATCTCGGTGTTTAAAAATTTCTCACAATAATAAATTCGATGACCACTCTGCATGCAGAAATCACAGTTCCACTCTCTTCTGTCTGATTGAGAAtttccaatttgttttttgtattctttgttTCGAGTCGTTGTTTGTTGTTGAGATTCAAGGGTTTGAAATAATTGCTCAAGGAAGTCCATAACATCCTCCAGTTTTTGTATTTGGCTTGGTTTTTTGATGTGTTGCTCATATAATTGTAAGCCCTCCTTGTCAAATTTTCGAAGGAGTAGGTGAGCAAATATTTCATCGTTTTCATTGTTATGTTTGCCTATTGTCGATGTGATGATGTAAATACATTCCTTTGCTGCATCGTGAagctttttaacattaaaaggTGATGTAGCGTTCATCATTGGCATGTCCAGCAAGTAATTCAATTGTGTGGAGAAGTTGATTCTTTTATTTTCGTACCTTCTGACGAGAGTCTTCCATGCTTCATTATAGTTTGCCGAAGATCCTTGTATGAGGCTAGCAATAGAAGTTCGAGCTTCGCCGGTTATACACGATCGCAAGTGATTTAAGCGCTAGGGAAAAGGTTTTAGCATTTAGGTAATGACCAAATAAGACCCACTTCTGAGTTTATTCatgatattatttattattatttggtaTTACCTAATAATGTAAATAATATCATTAGAACGTTCTATAGGTTATAGGTTCTATAGAAATTTTAGCTATGACAACTTGATGCGTGACTTTAACAGCTTGCATGGAGTGAGATTTTTTTTCACACCAGATATTGACATTAAAGTCTCCCTGCTAAATAACTTAGTTTTGAACTTGGATGATTCCTTTGAAACTCCTCAAAGTTatagtttattttcttttgtctgGTGCttctgaaattttaaattcaattatatcTGTCAAATCTGATGTGATTGGTCCTGATTGTTTTTTTAGGCTTATTTTTTCCGCTTATAAATAACTACCTGATTCACATCTTCAACTTTTACTCATATACTTGTGAATTTCAAGAGGagtgaaaaaacttatatattaTCTCTGTTCCAAAAAAGACTAACCCCTCCAAACCTTCTGATCTTAGGCCTATTAGCATTTTATCTTTTCCAGGAAAGTTACTTGAAAAAATTATGCATGATCAGCTGCAAATGTATCTTAGCGAAACCGTGCCGCGAAGAAAAATCAGAGGGGGGgaagttatttcattttttataaattggtagTAAGTCGAACCGTTGGGTtcgaccccccccccccctcagcGGTTGGCGTTCGCGTTTTTTTTAGCT
Proteins encoded in this region:
- the LOC129905561 gene encoding uncharacterized protein LOC129905561, coding for MVILATAQISATSSNGETCLFRALIDQGSQISMISEEAAQILSLPRKRISTELTGLSDAAVGTTKSRVYLEIRPRFMSNNKMQAEFLVLPTLIKPLPDESFEFNKNEWENYTLADPNLNTKDRIDIIIGSDLYPKLIEEGVRKHNSIVGQYTIFGWVVSGSLHEKRQCGKIMSAVTSSMERFWEIEEIEMKYQKTTSACKHLQRQKKEIRMADM
- the LOC129905551 gene encoding uncharacterized protein LOC129905551, translating into MVKVDKQHENMGKYYLPHHTVVKDTSLTTKTRVVFDASAKTSNGYSFNDAMMIGPRRQDNIFDIIIKWRQWKFVVTADIEKMYRQINSAEEHQEYHRIFWREQPKDNIREYKLTTVTYGTAAAPFLAVRTLQEVANQSKDKDTRIKEIIREEFYVYDLMTGANNEDECRYIIRAVSENLSNAGFQLRKWSSNNQNLLTGIMSNDEQKIINVKEGDTMKTLGLHWDPDQDEFRFVIDSSKLSISKTKRNVLSNIAKIFDPIGWLTPVTIKAKIFIQRLWQSNYDWDDELDEIMKAEWMTFQQNLQEIKLIKIPRWIFNDEAGPIEIHGFADASEKAYAAVIYVKTNMTIKILTAKTKVAPIKNKKTLPKLELCAAQLLAKLLNKIKKYFSNDTKYYGWSDSTITLWWIKNNKSKEKFIRSRVADIKSLMDKIEWLHLNSKDNPVDVASRGICPSKIAAHELWCTGPQWLKQSKHHWPQQQHLAPSTDLKTMSTLQCKKHFVSPTQPTP